The Castellaniella sp. genome includes a window with the following:
- a CDS encoding TRAP transporter large permease, with translation MTWMWILPIMFALMLLNMRIYLAMFSAIIIYFIFFSNVPMAIAVQRLVAPTQNNSLLAIPFFILLGTLLSHTGVAERILRLAGLLVGRLRGGLAMANVMMSTLMGGVSASNLADAAMLARMMVPEMERAGYNRAFAAAVTGCGSLVTPIIPPGIALIIYGMVADVSIGRMFMAGILPGLLCAAFLMIAIWLVSLKRGYQPALKAWPKPREYGSALVQAWPAVLVLVGVIGGIRANIFTPTEAGAAAVLLVTFIGFVIYREMRIDHVTSALVETARSTAAVMLVIMASSALAWIFSLEHAGVAIANWVTSLTDNKYVFLTLINILLLVLGMFIEGTALIIVLVPLFKPVVMQLGIDPVHFGLVMILNLSIGTLTPPVGTVMLLVSNITDVRINDFIREALPLLLALLVALAFVTYMPAISLILT, from the coding sequence ATGACCTGGATGTGGATTCTGCCCATTATGTTCGCGCTTATGCTGCTGAACATGCGGATTTATCTGGCCATGTTTTCGGCCATCATTATTTATTTCATTTTCTTCAGCAATGTGCCGATGGCCATTGCGGTGCAGCGTCTGGTGGCACCCACGCAGAATAATTCGCTGCTGGCGATTCCGTTTTTCATTTTGCTCGGCACCTTATTGTCCCATACCGGGGTGGCCGAACGGATCTTGCGTCTGGCCGGCCTGCTGGTCGGGCGCTTGCGTGGCGGTCTGGCCATGGCTAACGTCATGATGAGCACCCTGATGGGCGGGGTCAGTGCGTCTAATCTGGCCGATGCGGCCATGTTGGCCCGCATGATGGTGCCTGAAATGGAACGCGCCGGCTATAACCGTGCTTTTGCCGCTGCGGTGACCGGCTGTGGGTCGCTCGTCACCCCGATCATCCCGCCCGGCATTGCCTTGATTATTTACGGCATGGTGGCTGATGTGTCCATCGGACGCATGTTCATGGCGGGCATCTTGCCGGGGCTACTGTGCGCGGCATTCCTGATGATCGCGATCTGGCTCGTCTCTCTCAAGCGCGGCTATCAGCCTGCTTTGAAAGCCTGGCCCAAACCGCGCGAATACGGCTCGGCCCTGGTTCAGGCATGGCCGGCCGTGCTGGTGCTGGTTGGCGTGATCGGCGGGATACGCGCCAATATCTTCACGCCCACCGAGGCGGGTGCAGCGGCAGTGTTGCTGGTGACCTTCATCGGTTTTGTGATTTACCGGGAAATGCGGATCGACCATGTGACTTCGGCCCTGGTCGAGACGGCGCGCTCGACGGCGGCAGTGATGCTGGTCATCATGGCCAGTTCAGCCCTGGCCTGGATTTTTTCGCTGGAACACGCAGGGGTGGCGATTGCCAACTGGGTGACCAGCCTGACGGACAACAAGTATGTCTTCCTGACGCTGATCAATATTCTGTTGCTGGTGCTGGGCATGTTCATCGAGGGGACGGCCCTGATCATTGTCCTGGTGCCGTTGTTCAAGCCCGTGGTCATGCAGTTGGGGATTGATCCAGTGCATTTCGGCCTGGTGATGATTCTGAACCTGTCGATTGGAACTTTGACCCCGCCAGTGGGTACGGTGATGCTGCTGGTCAGCAATATCACCGATGTGCGCATTAATGACTTCATCCGCGAGGCCTTGCCACTATTGCTGGCCTTGCTGGTTGCACTGGCTTTCGTGACTTATATGCCCGCCATTTCCCTGATTTTGACCTGA
- a CDS encoding mannitol dehydrogenase family protein, whose product MTQAIVQFGTSRFLLAHAGLFISDALAGRAGATEALGGVTLVQTTDNPVSAARVAALAAGQGYPVIVRGLKNGLPVQETVQCMAVREALQTANPADWRALRTGVANGSVQVILSNTADQGYLCDARDSAAALADDAAAPFSYPAKLLVLLHGRWQLSPQSSISLLPCELIERNGEALHGVVSQLAQDWHLPAAFVQWLADHCIWANSLVDRIVSEAIDPVGAVTEPYALWAIQAQHGLILPCSHPAMVVTDDLDHYERLKLFLLNAAHTYLADCWLRDQRPADETVLQAMEDAALRARLEAVWAEEILPVFGAMGTATRLEAERYVDDVRERFLNPFLRHRLADIAQNHADKIQRRVAPVLAAAQALGLSLSQSRLHGLLS is encoded by the coding sequence ATGACACAAGCTATTGTTCAGTTCGGGACCAGCCGATTTTTGCTGGCGCATGCCGGCTTGTTCATTTCGGATGCATTGGCAGGTCGGGCGGGCGCCACAGAGGCCCTGGGGGGGGTCACGCTGGTCCAGACCACCGATAACCCCGTCAGCGCCGCCCGGGTGGCGGCCTTGGCGGCGGGCCAGGGCTATCCGGTGATTGTCCGGGGACTGAAAAATGGGCTGCCAGTCCAGGAAACCGTGCAATGCATGGCCGTGCGCGAAGCCCTGCAGACAGCGAACCCCGCTGATTGGCGTGCCTTGCGCACGGGGGTGGCCAACGGTTCAGTGCAGGTGATCCTGTCCAATACGGCAGATCAGGGCTATCTGTGCGATGCCCGCGATAGTGCGGCGGCCTTGGCGGATGATGCAGCGGCCCCGTTCAGCTATCCCGCCAAGCTGCTGGTCTTATTGCATGGCCGTTGGCAGCTCAGTCCACAGTCCTCCATCAGCCTTTTACCCTGTGAACTGATCGAGCGCAATGGCGAAGCCCTGCATGGGGTGGTCAGCCAATTGGCGCAAGACTGGCATTTGCCGGCGGCTTTTGTTCAATGGTTGGCGGATCATTGCATCTGGGCCAATTCCCTGGTCGATCGCATCGTCTCCGAGGCCATTGATCCTGTGGGCGCCGTGACCGAGCCCTACGCCTTGTGGGCCATCCAGGCCCAGCACGGCTTGATTCTGCCCTGCAGCCACCCGGCCATGGTGGTCACGGATGACCTGGACCATTACGAAAGGCTCAAGCTTTTTTTACTGAATGCGGCCCACACATACCTGGCGGATTGCTGGCTGCGTGATCAAAGGCCAGCCGACGAGACTGTGCTCCAAGCCATGGAAGACGCCGCCTTGAGGGCTCGTCTGGAAGCTGTCTGGGCAGAAGAAATTCTGCCGGTGTTCGGCGCTATGGGCACAGCCACGCGCCTGGAAGCCGAGCGCTATGTGGACGATGTGCGTGAGCGTTTTCTGAACCCGTTCTTGCGTCACCGTCTGGCGGATATTGCGCAAAACCATGCTGACAAAATTCAGCGCCGCGTCGCGCCGGTTTTGGCGGCGGCGCAGGCCCTAGGCCTGTCGCTGTCGCAATCCCGCTTGCACGGTTTGCTGTCCTAA
- a CDS encoding altronate dehydratase family protein translates to MSSTSTPIQAIRLAPNDHVAVARFALSAGQVLVLGEVTVTLLADIPAGHKFAVVPVATGETVLKYGQPIGVATADILPGAHVHTQNLGMSTSHQQHAVGQAYQATVPAVESRTFDGYVRPSGRVGTRNYIGVVSSVNCSATVCRHIADGLNATVMQQFPNVDGVVAITHGSGCGMSGDGEGLVLLQRTLRGYANHPNFAGVLLIGLGCEVNQIAPLVENLDARDPGMVATLTIQDVGGTRDTIAKGKELIMAMLAQANQMQRQPVPLSHLLVGLQCGGSDGYSGISANPALGAAADALVRLGGTAILSETPEIYGAEHLLTSRAASPAVADKLMQRLQWWESYTASHGGDLDNNPSPGNKEGGITTILEKSLGAVAKGGSSGVMAVYEYAQTVQQQGLVFMDTPGYDPVSATGQVAGGANLICFTTGRGSTYGCKPTPSLKLATNTAMFRHMELDMDFNCGTIVDGTQSIEQAGAAILELMIQTASGLRTKSEENGLGDNEFLPWQLGAVM, encoded by the coding sequence ATGTCTTCTACTTCTACTCCGATTCAGGCGATTCGCCTGGCCCCGAATGACCATGTGGCCGTTGCCCGCTTTGCGCTGTCTGCGGGACAGGTCTTGGTGTTGGGCGAGGTGACGGTCACGCTGCTGGCTGATATTCCGGCAGGGCACAAGTTTGCCGTCGTGCCGGTGGCGACGGGCGAGACCGTGCTGAAATATGGCCAGCCCATCGGCGTGGCCACGGCTGATATTTTACCGGGCGCGCATGTGCACACCCAAAATCTCGGCATGTCGACCTCCCATCAGCAGCATGCGGTGGGGCAGGCCTACCAAGCTACAGTGCCTGCCGTTGAATCCCGCACCTTTGATGGTTATGTGCGCCCCAGCGGCCGGGTGGGCACCCGAAACTACATTGGGGTGGTATCCAGTGTCAATTGCTCGGCAACGGTCTGCCGCCATATTGCCGATGGCTTGAACGCCACCGTGATGCAGCAATTTCCCAATGTCGATGGCGTAGTGGCCATTACGCATGGCAGCGGCTGTGGCATGAGCGGTGATGGCGAAGGCCTGGTGCTGTTGCAACGCACTTTGCGCGGCTATGCAAATCACCCCAATTTTGCCGGGGTGTTATTGATTGGCCTGGGCTGCGAGGTCAATCAGATCGCGCCGTTGGTCGAGAATCTGGATGCCCGTGACCCAGGCATGGTGGCCACGCTGACGATCCAGGATGTGGGGGGGACGCGAGACACCATTGCCAAGGGCAAGGAATTGATCATGGCCATGCTGGCGCAGGCCAATCAAATGCAGCGCCAACCCGTACCATTGTCTCATCTGTTGGTGGGGCTGCAGTGTGGGGGGTCCGATGGTTATTCGGGGATCAGCGCCAATCCCGCCCTGGGCGCGGCGGCGGATGCCCTGGTCCGGTTGGGCGGGACGGCGATTTTGTCTGAAACGCCGGAAATCTATGGCGCAGAACATCTGTTGACCTCGCGTGCGGCGTCCCCTGCGGTTGCCGACAAACTCATGCAGCGCCTGCAGTGGTGGGAAAGTTATACCGCCTCGCATGGGGGGGATCTGGACAATAATCCCTCGCCCGGCAATAAGGAAGGCGGCATTACCACGATTCTGGAGAAGTCGCTGGGGGCGGTGGCCAAAGGCGGTTCCAGTGGCGTGATGGCTGTATACGAATACGCTCAGACGGTGCAGCAGCAAGGTCTGGTATTCATGGATACGCCGGGTTATGACCCGGTTTCCGCCACCGGACAGGTGGCGGGCGGCGCCAATCTGATCTGCTTTACCACAGGGCGCGGGTCCACCTATGGTTGTAAACCTACTCCGTCTTTAAAGCTTGCGACCAATACAGCCATGTTTCGGCACATGGAACTGGACATGGACTTTAATTGTGGCACCATCGTCGATGGGACGCAGTCCATCGAACAGGCCGGGGCAGCGATTCTAGAGTTAATGATCCAGACGGCATCCGGCCTGCGGACCAAGAGCGAGGAAAACGGCCTGGGCGATAACGAATTCCTGCCCTGGCAGTTGGGCGCAGTGATGTAA
- a CDS encoding Nudix family hydrolase yields the protein MTAPKPYIRVAAGLILDPRGRLLLGQRPDGKAWPGWWEFPGGKIETGETVEQALVRELDEELGIHATQVYPWVVHVHEYPKSIVELAFCQVTAWDGEPHGRENQALDWVDPWDISLDESEHPIAPGGGSLLPAATPPLRWLRLPTHYRISHIGSPDQTADWLAQLRLQLLDGLRLVQFREPDWTGDTDSLQQAFQDTLALCRQHGARCLINSAHPQAWWCQADGVQLRAADAALILQQDTRPPGWLGVSAHNQQDIDCARQLQADFVVLGHAQPTASHPDIPALGWDRFRQLANMAGRPVFAIGGQSADTLDIARRHGAHGIAAIRGKLLA from the coding sequence ATGACTGCACCCAAACCCTATATACGCGTCGCCGCCGGCCTGATCCTGGACCCCAGAGGCCGACTATTGTTGGGCCAACGCCCGGACGGCAAGGCCTGGCCGGGGTGGTGGGAATTCCCGGGCGGCAAGATCGAGACCGGCGAAACCGTCGAGCAAGCCCTGGTGCGCGAACTGGACGAAGAATTAGGCATCCACGCCACCCAGGTCTATCCCTGGGTAGTGCATGTGCACGAATACCCGAAGTCCATCGTGGAACTGGCTTTTTGCCAGGTGACCGCCTGGGACGGCGAACCCCATGGCCGTGAAAACCAGGCCCTGGACTGGGTCGATCCCTGGGACATCAGCCTGGACGAGTCCGAGCACCCCATTGCGCCAGGAGGCGGCTCTTTGCTGCCTGCGGCCACCCCGCCACTGCGCTGGCTGCGCCTGCCCACCCACTACCGGATCAGCCATATCGGCAGCCCGGACCAGACTGCGGATTGGCTAGCGCAATTACGTCTGCAACTGCTGGATGGGCTGCGCCTGGTGCAGTTTCGCGAACCTGACTGGACTGGCGATACGGATAGCCTGCAGCAGGCATTCCAGGACACCCTGGCGCTATGCCGCCAGCATGGGGCGCGCTGCCTGATCAACAGTGCCCACCCCCAAGCCTGGTGGTGCCAGGCCGATGGCGTCCAGCTGCGCGCCGCCGATGCGGCCCTCATCCTGCAGCAGGACACCCGCCCACCCGGCTGGCTGGGGGTGTCTGCCCACAATCAGCAAGATATCGATTGTGCTCGTCAACTGCAGGCGGATTTTGTCGTCCTGGGCCATGCCCAACCCACCGCCAGCCACCCGGATATTCCGGCCCTGGGCTGGGATCGATTCCGTCAATTGGCCAATATGGCCGGGCGGCCTGTATTCGCCATCGGCGGACAATCTGCCGACACCCTGGATATTGCCCGGCGCCACGGCGCGCACGGCATAGCCGCCATCCGGGGAAAACTACTGGCCTGA
- a CDS encoding ATP-binding protein: protein MSNTELQGLIQRAVGVLAQLEAWLPPAPPAIDWSAHAYRWQRRGARGWLDAVHRIAPIQLDDLQHVEQQKSTLERNTLAFLQGKPANNVLMTGARGTGKSSLVRALLGTYASQGLRLIEIDKSDLGDLDQIIDLIVDRPERYIVFCDDLSFEEGEAGYKALKSALDGSVAAPGDNLLIYATSNRRHLMPEYMHENLQAQHQPDGEIHPGETVEEKISLSERFGLWLSFYPFAQTDYLDIVNHWLAFHGCRPEDIQASRPEALQWALSRGSRSGRVARQFARDWAARHL, encoded by the coding sequence GTGTCCAACACCGAATTGCAGGGACTGATTCAGCGAGCGGTGGGCGTGCTGGCCCAGCTCGAAGCCTGGCTGCCCCCCGCCCCGCCCGCCATCGACTGGAGCGCCCACGCCTACCGCTGGCAGCGCCGCGGGGCGCGCGGCTGGCTGGACGCGGTCCATCGCATTGCCCCCATCCAGCTGGACGATCTGCAACACGTTGAACAGCAAAAATCCACCCTGGAACGCAATACCCTGGCTTTTTTGCAGGGCAAGCCCGCCAATAACGTCCTGATGACCGGGGCACGCGGCACGGGCAAAAGCTCTCTGGTGCGCGCCTTGCTGGGTACCTATGCCAGCCAGGGGCTGCGTCTGATCGAGATCGACAAATCGGACCTGGGCGATCTGGACCAGATCATCGATCTCATTGTCGATCGCCCGGAACGCTACATTGTGTTCTGCGATGATCTGTCCTTCGAGGAAGGCGAGGCGGGCTACAAGGCCCTGAAATCCGCCCTGGATGGTTCAGTGGCGGCACCCGGCGATAATCTGCTGATCTACGCCACCTCGAACCGGCGCCATCTGATGCCGGAATATATGCACGAAAACCTGCAAGCCCAGCACCAGCCCGATGGCGAAATCCATCCCGGCGAAACCGTCGAAGAAAAAATCTCGCTGTCCGAGCGCTTTGGCCTATGGCTGTCGTTTTACCCCTTTGCCCAGACAGACTACCTGGATATCGTCAATCACTGGCTGGCCTTCCATGGCTGCCGCCCTGAAGACATCCAGGCATCGCGCCCCGAGGCCCTGCAATGGGCGCTGTCGCGGGGTTCGCGCTCAGGCCGGGTCGCCCGGCAGTTTGCCCGTGACTGGGCCGCCCGCCACCTCTGA
- the ispB gene encoding octaprenyl diphosphate synthase, whose protein sequence is MNFSELFAPIVSDMQAVDAVIRTRLDSEVVLIRTIGDYIVGAGGKRMRPAMVLLVAGALGYRGDNHHRLAAVVEFIHTATLLHDDVVDESDMRRGRDTANAVFGNAASVLVGDYLYSRSFEMMVESDSMAAMAVLSAATTVIAEGEVLQLLNVHDPDVSLDRYLQVVRYKTAKLFEAAAQVGAIISGAAPAQESAAAAYGRHVGTAFQLIDDVLDYSGDVHTLGKNVGDDLREGKPTLPLIRVLETGTPAQRDLIRHAIETGDADFEAVARAIHATDALDYTRQAALAEADTARQALEAFPDSVYRETLLKFCAFAVERDR, encoded by the coding sequence TTGAACTTCTCCGAACTTTTCGCCCCTATTGTGTCCGATATGCAGGCGGTCGATGCCGTGATCCGCACGCGCCTGGATTCCGAAGTCGTCCTGATCCGCACCATCGGCGACTACATTGTCGGCGCAGGCGGCAAGCGCATGCGCCCCGCCATGGTGCTGCTGGTGGCCGGTGCCCTGGGGTACCGGGGCGACAATCACCATCGCCTGGCAGCGGTGGTCGAATTCATCCACACAGCCACCTTGCTGCACGATGATGTCGTCGATGAGTCCGATATGCGTCGCGGGCGCGATACCGCCAATGCGGTATTCGGCAATGCCGCCAGCGTGCTGGTGGGCGATTACCTATATTCCCGATCTTTCGAGATGATGGTCGAATCCGATTCCATGGCCGCCATGGCGGTGCTGTCGGCGGCCACCACGGTGATTGCCGAAGGCGAGGTTCTGCAACTGCTGAATGTGCATGATCCCGATGTCTCGCTGGACCGCTATCTGCAGGTGGTGCGTTACAAAACCGCCAAGCTCTTCGAAGCCGCCGCCCAGGTGGGCGCGATCATTTCCGGAGCCGCGCCCGCCCAGGAGTCCGCTGCGGCGGCCTATGGTCGCCATGTCGGCACGGCGTTTCAGCTGATCGACGATGTGCTGGATTACAGCGGCGACGTCCACACCCTGGGTAAAAACGTGGGTGATGACCTGCGCGAGGGCAAACCCACGCTGCCGTTGATCCGGGTGCTGGAAACCGGCACCCCCGCCCAGCGCGATTTGATCCGTCATGCGATTGAAACCGGGGATGCCGATTTCGAGGCCGTGGCGCGAGCCATCCATGCCACGGATGCCCTGGATTACACCCGCCAGGCTGCGCTGGCAGAGGCAGACACGGCACGTCAGGCTCTTGAGGCCTTCCCTGATTCCGTTTATCGCGAAACTCTGCTAAAATTCTGTGCTTTCGCGGTCGAGCGTGACCGTTAA
- a CDS encoding tyrosine-type recombinase/integrase: protein MATILNRSRYTVTVKHREDLYKEFPCTAKQAAREYCKSLRSQGLKPRVAQLENKILVRIRNKGFPAEEGQFESMAEAEHFIQKVESEHREGKATTFLKSRKISFVQLLERYILQEGPKRPVPWETVEKYRFNKFLREGTGNFNVRERRKLAKELDVALQDLPKKLTPDHPWMQKPFADVTAEDIEDYIQVRQDEGLMPSTIDRELDSISAVFSVAINVWGYAVTENAMKKIRRPKYFNERDRRLKVDEWRRLLLAACDEDKRRCYSSFVDEMMGQVRKGESFGALTAAERKVRTKVLRAQFQVRAEKECDPVSTLETLIVFLLCTAARRGEALALKWEHVDLEGRSAYFPMTKNGRPRTVPLRREVVDMLGDLPRTGDNVFNVSVDTLKNAWQRMLKGAAIKDLHVHDLRHEAISAIAETGKFSLIDLQAISGHKDVRMLLRYSHLCVRKLAARLDEVFAQEHEEDSAQKTIHRGRIRLPSGKGLKMGDLIQESIQAVAVREPKEVKLDMAGLSRSAVVVEEKEQRAAA from the coding sequence ATGGCCACCATTCTTAATCGTAGCCGTTACACCGTCACTGTTAAGCACCGCGAGGATCTGTATAAGGAGTTTCCCTGCACCGCCAAGCAGGCCGCCCGTGAATATTGCAAAAGTCTGCGTTCTCAAGGCTTAAAGCCCAGAGTTGCACAGCTTGAGAATAAGATTCTGGTTCGAATTCGTAATAAGGGCTTTCCCGCAGAGGAGGGGCAGTTTGAGTCCATGGCCGAGGCTGAGCATTTCATTCAGAAGGTGGAGAGCGAGCATCGAGAAGGAAAGGCAACGACCTTTCTCAAGAGTCGCAAAATATCCTTTGTTCAACTGCTGGAACGCTACATTTTGCAGGAAGGTCCAAAACGCCCTGTGCCGTGGGAAACCGTGGAGAAATATCGGTTCAACAAATTTCTTCGCGAGGGTACTGGAAACTTTAATGTCCGTGAACGTCGGAAACTGGCGAAAGAACTGGATGTTGCTCTCCAAGATTTGCCAAAGAAGTTAACGCCCGACCATCCCTGGATGCAAAAGCCGTTTGCCGACGTAACTGCGGAGGATATCGAGGATTACATTCAAGTGCGTCAGGATGAAGGCCTTATGCCCTCCACGATAGACCGGGAACTGGATAGTATCTCCGCTGTGTTTTCTGTCGCAATCAACGTTTGGGGTTATGCCGTCACGGAGAATGCCATGAAGAAAATACGTCGACCCAAGTATTTCAATGAGCGTGACCGTAGACTCAAGGTGGACGAATGGCGACGGTTGTTGTTGGCGGCCTGTGACGAAGACAAGAGACGGTGCTATTCGAGTTTTGTGGATGAGATGATGGGGCAGGTGCGCAAAGGGGAGTCGTTCGGTGCCTTAACGGCTGCAGAACGTAAGGTGCGCACCAAAGTGTTACGTGCGCAGTTTCAGGTACGGGCGGAAAAGGAGTGTGACCCCGTGTCAACGTTGGAAACGCTCATTGTTTTCCTGCTGTGTACGGCCGCACGTCGGGGGGAAGCCCTTGCGCTGAAATGGGAGCACGTTGATTTGGAAGGACGATCTGCATACTTTCCCATGACGAAAAATGGCCGCCCGCGAACTGTCCCTCTTCGGCGTGAGGTCGTAGATATGCTTGGAGATTTACCCCGAACGGGTGATAACGTATTTAACGTTTCGGTCGACACATTAAAGAACGCGTGGCAACGGATGCTCAAGGGCGCGGCAATCAAGGATCTGCATGTCCATGACTTGAGACACGAAGCGATCAGCGCAATTGCGGAAACTGGAAAATTTTCGCTGATTGACCTGCAGGCGATCAGCGGCCACAAGGACGTACGGATGCTGCTTCGATATTCACACCTGTGCGTTAGAAAGCTAGCCGCCCGATTGGATGAGGTTTTCGCCCAAGAGCACGAGGAAGATAGCGCCCAGAAGACGATTCACCGCGGGCGGATACGTTTGCCGAGTGGTAAAGGCTTAAAAATGGGTGACCTTATTCAAGAGTCGATTCAAGCTGTTGCCGTAAGAGAGCCTAAAGAGGTTAAGTTGGATATGGCTGGCTTGTCGCGGAGTGCCGTTGTGGTTGAAGAGAAGGAGCAGCGCGCCGCGGCCTAA
- a CDS encoding DUF5677 domain-containing protein produces the protein MSEETSELLYKLFTEHPQLVELFARHVKADLDAQAAGYLKEDYRQIAFFQRRLFKTWKAPMLRLDAMLVCSLEISSEINEEYRRGEVVNPKQLNVATRLHARAIHIAKEISHLLKGGYADGAMARWRSLHETSVIASFLSEGDEQLSVRFSDYQLVERLKAARTYVDHQEFLDFERIPPEQVAKYEAEVDELCQKYGINFRKDYGWACEKFPNPKRVTFRAIEEAVKLHFLRIHYGFASKNVHSGIDSIGDKLGLSMSGEDILLAGPSNEGLIEPFQCTSLSICQATDALIALAPDTSRDVGSEILWQMHESMKKEAVEAADALLIKGKRMQARRKSREENGDYS, from the coding sequence ATGAGCGAAGAAACCAGCGAGCTATTATATAAATTGTTTACTGAGCACCCCCAGCTAGTAGAGCTATTCGCCAGGCACGTTAAAGCGGATCTTGATGCGCAGGCGGCTGGGTATTTGAAAGAGGACTACAGGCAGATCGCATTTTTTCAGCGAAGACTATTCAAGACCTGGAAGGCGCCGATGTTGCGTCTGGATGCCATGCTTGTTTGTTCTCTTGAAATTAGCTCCGAAATCAATGAGGAGTATCGCCGGGGGGAGGTCGTCAACCCCAAGCAACTGAATGTTGCGACTCGATTGCACGCACGAGCGATTCATATTGCGAAGGAGATTTCGCATTTGCTGAAGGGGGGCTACGCGGATGGCGCGATGGCTCGTTGGCGTTCCCTTCATGAAACCTCCGTCATCGCTTCATTCTTGTCAGAGGGGGACGAACAGCTTTCTGTGCGATTTTCCGACTATCAGCTGGTAGAAAGGCTTAAGGCTGCGAGGACCTATGTCGACCATCAAGAATTTTTAGACTTTGAGCGCATACCTCCCGAGCAGGTGGCGAAGTACGAAGCGGAAGTCGATGAGCTCTGCCAAAAATACGGAATAAATTTCAGAAAGGATTATGGCTGGGCCTGTGAGAAATTTCCCAATCCTAAAAGAGTCACATTTCGAGCTATTGAAGAAGCCGTCAAGTTGCACTTTCTTCGAATTCATTACGGCTTTGCAAGCAAGAACGTTCATTCCGGTATTGACAGCATTGGCGACAAGCTCGGTCTGTCGATGAGTGGAGAAGACATCCTCTTGGCTGGCCCTTCAAACGAGGGGCTTATTGAACCGTTTCAATGCACCAGCCTATCGATATGCCAAGCTACAGATGCTCTAATCGCGTTGGCGCCGGATACCTCTCGTGATGTCGGGTCCGAAATTCTTTGGCAAATGCACGAGTCGATGAAGAAGGAGGCAGTAGAGGCAGCGGACGCGTTGCTGATAAAAGGTAAACGAATGCAGGCAAGACGGAAGAGCCGTGAAGAAAACGGGGATTATTCTTAA
- a CDS encoding replication-relaxation family protein — MRVVSGLLRHVVAKDIAIESTSFAHRVTTMHSGIEHFLHSENIMLQLPHAQALPIDGSLAHNNVESKTIAADKTDQEPVPMGCRAQDHTTRATGARTTKAPEPEIQHEKSHRIDRGLTNVASTGQIRQAIRLRALSAANRFRVIRTFDIAAICFPERPYKAALTAAQRAMRSMAKDNLLIRYRTDRQQHVYGLTQKGAQWLDDRGVVASSSVRRVSDMTNPEHLLWSNFIVTCCEVRGLSALTETELMKSLNRNTGKGEPVSQGLITVNILKGNGSKKRILRPDAIAYEKPTGPGGKSTVTWFEIDRSKRGADREACLTALFRAVGRQLQNGHVLGTVVVLTKSERILKRAMSLAQELVNDPCELKFSTQGTRLLKEISTGVFEVWTEILKKFGSDRTGLEPALVGHVIIQMLPLWLPKVRIDNRRQYSTAGWFSEDYLPYQRPDGKSPWPVPTSPLL, encoded by the coding sequence ATGCGCGTGGTGTCTGGTCTTTTGCGACATGTTGTCGCTAAAGACATCGCTATAGAAAGTACATCCTTTGCGCATCGAGTAACAACGATGCACAGCGGCATAGAACACTTTCTTCATAGCGAGAACATCATGCTCCAGCTCCCCCATGCTCAAGCACTTCCTATTGACGGCTCACTGGCACACAACAACGTCGAGTCAAAAACCATAGCTGCTGACAAAACCGACCAAGAACCGGTGCCAATGGGCTGCCGCGCCCAGGACCACACCACCCGTGCCACCGGGGCTAGAACAACAAAGGCACCAGAGCCAGAAATACAGCACGAAAAATCCCACCGTATCGATAGAGGACTGACCAACGTGGCCTCAACAGGGCAAATACGCCAGGCCATCCGGCTTCGAGCACTCTCTGCTGCCAACCGATTCCGCGTCATCAGGACCTTTGATATAGCCGCCATCTGCTTTCCAGAACGTCCTTACAAAGCCGCGTTGACAGCCGCTCAACGAGCAATGCGCTCTATGGCCAAAGACAACCTCCTCATTCGTTATCGCACCGACCGACAACAGCATGTGTATGGGCTGACACAAAAAGGAGCACAGTGGCTCGACGACCGCGGTGTTGTCGCGTCGTCATCGGTGCGCCGCGTCAGCGACATGACGAACCCCGAACACCTTCTTTGGTCAAACTTCATCGTGACCTGCTGTGAAGTTCGTGGGCTATCGGCATTGACAGAAACAGAGCTGATGAAGAGCCTGAACCGGAACACTGGGAAAGGCGAGCCTGTTAGTCAAGGTCTGATCACGGTCAACATACTCAAAGGGAATGGGTCAAAAAAAAGAATCCTGCGTCCCGATGCCATCGCTTACGAGAAGCCGACAGGCCCAGGGGGCAAGTCTACTGTGACATGGTTTGAAATTGACCGTAGCAAACGCGGCGCAGATCGAGAAGCATGCCTAACCGCCCTATTCCGAGCCGTGGGCAGGCAATTGCAGAATGGACATGTTTTAGGCACCGTAGTCGTTCTCACAAAATCAGAGCGCATTCTGAAGCGTGCGATGTCGCTCGCTCAAGAGCTGGTTAATGATCCCTGCGAATTGAAGTTTTCAACACAAGGCACACGACTACTGAAAGAAATTAGCACTGGAGTCTTTGAGGTGTGGACGGAAATCCTAAAGAAATTCGGGAGTGACAGAACCGGTCTCGAGCCCGCACTGGTTGGACATGTCATTATTCAAATGCTTCCCCTCTGGTTGCCAAAAGTTAGGATCGACAATCGGCGGCAATACTCAACGGCTGGGTGGTTTTCAGAGGACTACCTGCCTTACCAGCGACCTGATGGCAAATCACCCTGGCCAGTGCCAACCTCCCCGCTTCTGTAA